From one Bacteroides eggerthii genomic stretch:
- a CDS encoding TolC family protein gives MINVKRLTLISLCMASPCIGSMTLQAQETAASTQQQNSAQPLPAQWDLQTCIDYALQQNITIRKNRLNAESAEVDVKTAKAALFPSLTASVSQRIVNRPNSETNTIINGDNITSSQSKTSYNGSYGIDANWTLYNGSKRLNTLKQQRMNNRIAELNVAESENSIEESITQIYVQILYAAEAVKVNETTLDVSQAECERARALLAAGSIAKSDLAQLEAQVSTDKYQLVTAQATLQDYKLQLKQLLELSGEEEMDLYIPALGDENVLSPLPSKSDVYRSALTLRPEIEAGRLNVKASELDINIARSGYIPTVSLSAGIGSTNTNGNDFTFGEQIKQNWNNSLGVTVSVPIFNNRQTKSAVQKAKIQKQSSELDLLDNQKALYKTIEGLWLDASSAQQRYVAAIEKLRSTQTSYDLIQEQFNLGMKNTVELLTEKSNLLNAQQETLQAKYMAILNTQLLKFYQGEKITL, from the coding sequence ATGATAAACGTAAAAAGATTGACACTGATATCGCTCTGCATGGCAAGCCCCTGCATCGGCAGCATGACGTTGCAGGCTCAGGAAACAGCCGCCAGCACACAGCAGCAGAACAGTGCACAGCCCCTTCCGGCACAATGGGATTTGCAGACATGCATCGACTACGCCCTGCAACAAAACATTACCATTCGCAAAAACCGCCTCAACGCCGAAAGTGCTGAAGTGGACGTCAAGACCGCCAAAGCAGCCCTCTTCCCCAGCCTTACGGCATCCGTCAGCCAGCGCATCGTGAACCGCCCCAACAGCGAAACCAACACCATCATCAACGGCGACAACATCACCAGCAGCCAAAGCAAAACCAGCTATAACGGCAGCTACGGCATCGATGCCAACTGGACACTCTACAACGGCAGCAAACGACTGAACACCCTAAAGCAGCAGCGAATGAACAACCGCATCGCCGAACTGAACGTAGCGGAAAGTGAAAACAGCATTGAGGAAAGCATCACGCAGATTTACGTGCAGATACTCTATGCCGCCGAAGCCGTCAAAGTAAACGAGACCACCCTCGACGTGAGCCAAGCGGAATGTGAACGGGCGCGCGCCCTGCTCGCAGCGGGAAGCATCGCCAAAAGCGACCTTGCCCAACTGGAAGCGCAAGTCAGTACCGACAAATATCAGCTGGTAACCGCACAAGCCACCCTGCAAGATTACAAACTGCAACTGAAACAGCTCCTCGAACTGAGCGGCGAAGAGGAAATGGACCTCTACATCCCCGCGCTCGGCGATGAAAACGTGCTGTCTCCGCTGCCTTCCAAGAGCGATGTGTACCGTTCCGCCCTCACCCTGCGCCCTGAAATAGAGGCCGGCAGGCTGAACGTCAAAGCCTCGGAGCTCGACATCAACATAGCCCGTTCCGGCTACATCCCCACCGTCAGCCTCAGCGCCGGTATAGGAAGTACAAACACCAACGGCAACGACTTCACCTTCGGAGAGCAAATCAAGCAGAACTGGAACAACTCACTGGGAGTGACCGTAAGTGTGCCCATCTTCAACAACCGTCAAACCAAGAGTGCCGTACAGAAAGCCAAAATCCAAAAACAGTCCAGCGAACTGGATCTGCTGGACAACCAGAAAGCCCTGTATAAAACTATCGAAGGATTGTGGCTGGATGCCAGCAGCGCACAGCAGCGTTACGTTGCCGCCATAGAGAAGCTGCGCAGCACGCAAACCAGCTACGACCTCATCCAAGAGCAATTCAACCTCGGCATGAAGAACACCGTAGAACTGCTGACAGAGAAAAGCAACCTGCTCAACGCACAGCAGGAAACCTTGCAGGCCAAGTACATGGCGATACTGAATACCCAATTGCTGAAATTCTATCAGGGAGAAAAGATTACGCTTTAA
- a CDS encoding DUF4492 domain-containing protein, with translation MRNLVTAIWQFYVEGFRSMTLGRTLWLIIAIKLFIMFFILRLFFFPNYLNEAAAGADKEDYVSRELILRAGGDSD, from the coding sequence ATGAGAAACCTCGTGACCGCCATCTGGCAATTCTACGTTGAAGGCTTCCGAAGTATGACGTTAGGACGCACTTTATGGTTGATAATAGCCATAAAGCTTTTTATTATGTTCTTCATCCTCCGTCTTTTCTTCTTCCCGAACTATTTGAATGAAGCTGCCGCAGGCGCTGATAAGGAAGATTATGTCAGTCGTGAACTGATTCTGCGGGCAGGGGGGGACAGCGATTAG
- a CDS encoding cytochrome ubiquinol oxidase subunit I yields MLENIDTSLIDWSRAQFALTAIYHWIFVPLTLGLAVIMGIMETAYYRTGDEFWKHTAKFWMKLFGINFAIGVATGLILEFEFGTNWSNYSWFVGDIFGAPLAIEGILAFFMEATFIAVMFFGWDKVSKRFHLASTWLTGLGATISAWWILVANAWMQNPVGMEFNPDTARNEMVDFWAVATSPMAVNKFFHSILSGWVLAAVFVVGVSCWYLWKNREKKFALSSIKIAAWVGLAAALLSAWTGDGSGYQVAQKQPMKLAAMEGYYQGREGAGLVAFGILNPEKKTADDGKDAFLFRMEIPNLLSLLAERDSKAFVPGINDLLKGGYPLKDGTTALSAREKIEKGKTAIGAFSDYRKAKAAGNDAEAQVAAKVLKENVAYFGYGYIKDVNELVPNVPLTFYMFRVMVILGGYFILFFIAVLVFAYKKDLSRMRWMHWVAMLTIPLGYLAGQAGWVVAECGRQPWAIQDMLPTGAAISKLDVGSVQTTFFIFLVLFTVMLIAEVGIMLKAIRKGPEKGVTHNS; encoded by the coding sequence ATGCTTGAAAACATTGACACTTCCCTGATTGACTGGTCGAGAGCGCAATTCGCCTTGACTGCTATCTATCATTGGATTTTTGTACCGCTGACTTTGGGACTGGCGGTTATTATGGGCATCATGGAAACGGCGTATTACCGTACGGGTGATGAGTTTTGGAAACACACAGCCAAGTTCTGGATGAAACTTTTCGGAATCAACTTTGCCATAGGTGTGGCTACGGGGTTGATTTTGGAGTTCGAGTTTGGTACGAACTGGAGTAATTATAGCTGGTTTGTGGGCGACATCTTCGGTGCACCGCTTGCCATCGAAGGCATTTTGGCATTCTTCATGGAGGCCACGTTCATTGCAGTGATGTTCTTTGGTTGGGATAAGGTGAGCAAACGCTTTCATCTGGCTTCCACCTGGCTTACGGGGCTGGGTGCAACGATCTCCGCCTGGTGGATTCTGGTGGCAAATGCGTGGATGCAGAATCCGGTAGGCATGGAGTTCAATCCCGATACCGCCCGTAATGAAATGGTGGACTTCTGGGCGGTGGCTACTTCTCCGATGGCAGTCAATAAGTTTTTCCACAGCATCTTGTCCGGCTGGGTGCTGGCGGCTGTGTTCGTAGTGGGAGTGAGTTGCTGGTATTTGTGGAAGAATCGTGAGAAGAAATTTGCTTTGTCGAGTATAAAGATAGCTGCCTGGGTGGGACTGGCTGCCGCTTTGCTCTCCGCATGGACGGGCGACGGTTCCGGTTATCAGGTGGCGCAGAAACAGCCTATGAAGCTGGCTGCCATGGAAGGTTATTATCAGGGACGGGAAGGGGCCGGACTGGTGGCCTTTGGCATTCTCAATCCGGAGAAGAAGACCGCCGATGACGGAAAGGATGCCTTCCTTTTCCGCATGGAGATTCCCAATCTCCTTTCGCTGCTTGCCGAGCGCGACTCAAAGGCTTTTGTGCCGGGCATCAATGACTTGCTGAAAGGCGGTTATCCTCTGAAAGACGGCACAACCGCGCTTTCTGCCCGGGAGAAGATTGAGAAAGGGAAAACGGCTATCGGCGCTTTCTCCGACTATCGTAAGGCAAAGGCCGCTGGCAACGATGCCGAGGCGCAGGTGGCAGCTAAGGTGCTGAAGGAGAATGTGGCCTATTTCGGCTATGGTTATATAAAGGATGTCAACGAGTTGGTTCCCAATGTGCCGCTTACGTTCTATATGTTTCGCGTAATGGTGATATTGGGCGGATACTTCATCCTTTTCTTCATTGCAGTTCTTGTTTTTGCCTATAAGAAAGATCTGTCGCGGATGCGCTGGATGCATTGGGTGGCAATGCTCACCATTCCGCTGGGATATCTTGCCGGACAGGCAGGCTGGGTGGTTGCCGAGTGCGGTCGTCAGCCTTGGGCCATTCAGGATATGCTGCCCACCGGTGCGGCTATCTCCAAACTGGATGTGGGTTCTGTCCAGACCACGTTCTTCATCTTCCTCGTATTGTTCACCGTTATGTTGATTGCCGAAGTGGGTATTATGCTGAAAGCGATACGGAAAGGTCCGGAAAAGGGAGTAACTCATAATTCATAA